The Cryptomeria japonica chromosome 6, Sugi_1.0, whole genome shotgun sequence genomic interval TATTAAAGACAagaatgtgtgattcttttttgtTGGGTTGTTGGCCCTTCTTGTTATGTAATTCTCtttgcatttaaattttttaacCCCTTTTGGAAAAACAATGGAGAACAAAAATGAACTCTTAAATTATAGTTTTCAATTATTTAGACACATAACTTATGGAATTATTTCACAAATCTTCGAGTGTATGTATAATGTTATGAGGAATTTAAtcgtttttaaaaattatttaaatagttctttaatataatattgtttttgattacgataaaagcaggttttgaagggaccccgaaatcctttacaaaatatccttaagaaattagaacattaagaaacaagaagaaacaaacaactaaaaaaccagcATAGAAACAAGAAATATCCAGCATAAAAGCCCCACAGAACCAGCAACGTCTAGCCAAAACAGACAAAAGACAGAAAACAAACTACTTAATGTTTTTCAAGGCATTAGCCAGATTTCCGCTAATCCCATgcaattctttaatattatccctaaggttagggatttccttagcagaggccacaacaactttcttcatgctcgcccttgttctcTTTACCGCGCCACTAGGTGCACTTTCCACAGTCCCTGTCTCAATAGTATTCTCATCAATATCAAGGTCCACGACAGATTTGGTAATGCTGGAGCCCTCAAGGACCTTTGAGATTTCCTCTTCTGTGATATCCCACTCAACACGGCCCCGACACAATCAGCGTGTAGACCAAATTTTCGTCAAAGCATTTTGGGATTCTTCCGCTAAAGGACCGAACCCACCTTATTCTTTGTGCATGTCGGGGATTGTCTGATTTCTAAGCATTTTCCTCACTCTAATCTCCTATTCTTCCTTCCTGGACTCGACCTCCCATTTTCTTTATACATGTCGGGGATTGTCTAATTTCTAAGCTTGTCTAATTTCAAAGCATTATCCTTGGTACTTCGAGGAAAAAACTTAACCCGCCTGCAGTATCATCTATTTAATTCATTTGCCCTCGCTCTTCCACATAACCTCATCGTCTGCAACAAAACCCTACTCGTCCTCCTCTTCTTAAAAAAACAATTTGTAAAGGGTTTTTAGTGTTTGAACTGGAATCGATGGCGTCTTCTTCATCATCTCACCAGCAAAATCAGGGTTTTAATGCTTTTTTTGGAATAGAACCTGACGGCAAAAGAAGAAAGGTTTCCGAATCTtcaagattgtttgatgtgttcaTCAACCACAGAGGCCCTGATGTCAAACAAACTCTTGCTACTCAGCTTTACAACTCCCTTAAGGAGGTAGGCATACAAGCATTTCTTGATTCGGAAGAGAAGCAACTTGGAGATTTATTTACTTCTACTATTGAGTCTGCGATCAAATCTGCTTCAGTACATATTGCCATTTTTTCAAAAAGATATGCAGAGTCACCTTGGTGTCTAGCTGAGCTGGTTCTTATGTTACAAAGTAAGGCCAAGATTATTCCTGTGTTTTATCAAGTCCAGCCGTGGGAACTCCGCTTCATAGAAAAGGGAGTGTATGCAAAAGCATTGGCTAAATATAAAAATGAGAAGAGGTACTAGGAGAAGCTGCCAGAGTGGAAGGAAGCACTTCAATCTCTTTCATTTGTGGCTGGGGAAAAATTTAACAGGTAATATTTCTGTAGTTTTGGCACTTTTTAATCTGTTGGTAATTATTTTTTTCTCCAATCTGGTTAAGTTTTTagcattttctcattttttttttaattaattttcagtGATTGCAAAAACATAATAGCAGCAGTACAGAAGGAAGTACAAAAGAAAACATATTTACATGTAGCCACATATCCAGTAGGACTTGACAATCTTGTGGAAGATTTTGAAAGGTGATGCCTTGATGAACTTGTACAAGATTTTGAAAACCAGTGTAGTCTTGAAGAAGAGAAGCATAAGGCCTAAGGTTGTTGGCTTTTTTGGCAAGATTTTGAAAACCAGTGTAGTCTTGAAGAAGAGAAGCATAAGGCTAAGGTTGTTGGCATTTTTGGCATGGGTGGTTCTGGAAAGACAACTCTTGCCAAAGAATTGTTTAACCGAAAGAGTTCGGATTACTGTAGAGCAAGTTTTTTGTTTGATGTGCGAGAAGCCCGTGTGAGAGGCCAATTACCTTCTTTGCAGCTTCAGCTTCTCAAAGATCTTTTCCAAGATCATCATCTCAGTTTTACAAGTACAGAGGTAGGGACAAACTATCTCAAAAATCGTGTGCAAAGGAGCCCCATTTTAAGCTTTCTAATTGTTGTAGATGATATTGATCACGTGGAGCAATTAAATGCTTTAATGATCATGGATATCTTAAATAAATTTGGCAATACTCTGGTTATTGTTACAACTCGTGATGTAGGGTGCTTGTAACAGCAGGGATTACTGCTGGTTATAATTTAAAAGGAATGGATAGAAATAATGGGAGAGAACTCTTCTGTTGGCATGCCTTTGACCAACCCAATTTATCTGACGAGTACAAGATGCTGGTTGACGCCTTTGTTGTGGGCCGGCATGTTCATGGCAGACCTCTCAGTTTTTGGAGGTCGGCATTGATTGAGGCCAATAAGACCCTGCCACGAGATGTAAAGCAGAGGCTGAAAATAAGTTTTGATGCATCAAGTGGTGAAGAAAAACAACTTTTTATGGATATTGCTTGTTTTTTTATTGGCAAGCCAAAGAGCATAGCTGAAAGAGTATGGGAGGGTTCGGGATGGAATGCTCAATATGCACTGGAAACGCTCGAGGATAAGTGCCTTGTAGAAGAGACAGAAATTTTGAGTCTGAATGTACATGAGGAATTTGTTTTCAGAATGCATGACCACTTAAGGGACCTGGGAAGAGAAATGGCACTTGAGCTCAGGCCTCCTCATCGCCTTTGGGATCCTAGAGATCTGAAATATTTGGTACGCTTTTAATTCCTCTGGCTTTCTTctta includes:
- the LOC131876581 gene encoding probable 2' cyclic ADP-D-ribose synthase BdTIR, with amino-acid sequence MASSSSSHQQNQGFNAFFGIEPDGKRRKVSESSRLFDVFINHRGPDVKQTLATQLYNSLKEVGIQAFLDSEEKQLGDLFTSTIESAIKSASVHIAIFSKRYAESPWCLAELVLMLQSKAKIIPVFYQVQPWELRFIEKGVYAKALAKYKNEKRY
- the LOC131071450 gene encoding disease resistance protein L6, with the translated sequence MDRNNGRELFCWHAFDQPNLSDEYKMLVDAFVVGRHVHGRPLSFWRSALIEANKTLPRDVKQRLKISFDASSGEEKQLFMDIACFFIGKPKSIAERVWEGSGWNAQYALETLEDKCLVEETEILSLNVHEEFVFRMHDHLRDLGREMALELRPPHRLWDPRDLKYLGNSTEQPCIPSWISLQNVQCLKIKRERLKTLWENRIQAPSQLKELQISRSFLEKIPDFSGKSDNLENVALDARGWPIQGLSLLESLSMNLCSICLSLPH